From one Anopheles cruzii chromosome 3, idAnoCruzAS_RS32_06, whole genome shotgun sequence genomic stretch:
- the LOC128271635 gene encoding cytochrome P450 4C1-like: MEPLTTALVLLVLVAPVLQWLVGRYRLSQIYDKIPGPRAYPFIGTLYLILGKTPEEIFQVITERTRRYDGIHRIWVGMTPEVRLSKAEYVEKVISSSKHIEKANLYRFLGDWLGEGLLTAKGERWFQHRKLITPTFHFTMLDGFCEVFAENASILVNQLRPHAGTGKPVNIYPFITTAALDIICETAMGVKVHAQTSDVEENAYVNAVYRLSALFMDRLVRPWLHPDWVFKRSALGRKQHELLQILHGYTRKVIQERKSALRASETDGSARATDGDSVGRRKRLAFLDLLLQSSTETDTTLTDEDVREEVDTFMFEGHDTTTAGMSWALFLLALHPEIQEQVHQEIDSIFGDSDRPATMHDLNEMKLLERCLKETLRLYPSVAFFGRTLSEDIELGGYNVPARTIIGIHSYNVHRDERFFPDAETFDPDRFLPENCEHRHPYAYIPFSAGPRNCIGQRFAMLEEKSLVSSVLRHYRIRSERTREQQLMVNELITRPKDGVLLYLEARR, translated from the exons ATGGAACCGCTTACGACGGCACTCGTGTTGCTGGTGCTCGTGGCCCCGGTGTTGCAGTGGCTCGTTGGACGCTACCGGTTATCGCAAATCTACGACAAAATTCCTGGACCCCGGGCGTATCCATTCATCGGTACGCTGTACCTGATATTAGGTAAAACACCCGAAG aGATATTCCAGGTGATCACTGAGCGCACCCGGCGGTACGATGGGATCCACCGGATCTGGGTGGGGATGACACCCGAGGTGCGGCTCAGCAAAGCCGAGTACGTCGAGAAGGTCATCAGCTCCAGCAAACACATCGAGAAGGCAAATCTGTACCGCTTCCTGGGCGACTGGCTCGGGGAGGGACTGCTGACGGCCAAAGGCGAACGCTGGTTCCAGCACCGGAAGCTCATTACACCGACCTTCCACTTCACCATGCTCGACGGCTTCTGCGAGGTGTTCGCCGAGAACGCGTCCATCCTGGTGAACCAACTGCGACCgcacgccggcaccggcaaaccgGTCAACATCTATCCGTTCATTACGACGGCCGCGCTGGACATAATCTGTG AAACGGCCATGGGTGTGAAGGTCCACGCGCAGACCTCGGACGTGGAGGAAAATGCTTACGTAAATGCGGTCTATCG ACTAAGTGCTCTGTTTATGGACCGACTTGTCCGTCCGTGGCTGCACCCGGATTGGGTATTCAAGCGATCCGCTCTCGGACGCAAGCAACACGAGCTACTGCAGATTCTGCATGGCTACACACGGAAG GTGATCCAGGAAAGAAAGAGCGCCCTCCGGGCAAGCGAGACGGACGGTTCGGCCCGTGCGACGGACGGCGATTCCGTCGGGCGCCGGAAGCGACTTGCGTTTCTCGATCTGCTGCTACAGAGCTCCACCGAGACGGACACGACACTCACCGACGAGGATGTGCGGGAGGAGGTGGACACGTTCATGTTTGAG GGACACGATACGACGACCGCGGGCATGAGCTGGGCGCTGTTTCTGCTCGCCCTGCACCCCGAGATCCAGGAGCAGGTGCATCAGGAGATTGATTCCATCTTCGGCGACAGTGATCGGCCGGCCACGATGCACGATCTGAACGAGATGAAGCTGCTGGAACGGTGCCTGAAGGAAACGCTCCGCCTGTACCCATCGGTGGCGTTCTTCGGCCGGACACTCAGCGAAGACATCGAACTGGGAGGCTATAACGTGCCGGCGAGGACCATTATCGGCATTCACTCGTACAATGTGCATCGCGATGAACG GTTCTTCCCCGACGCGGAAACCTTCGATCCGGATCGCTTCTTGCCGGAAAACTGCGAGCACCGCCACCCGTACGCGTACATACCGTTCAGTGCCGGACCGCGGAACTGCATCGGGCAGCGGTTCGCGATGCTCGAGGAGAAAAGCCTTGTGTCGTCCGTCCTGCGCCACTACCGGATTCGCTCGGAGCGCACCCGCGAACAGCAGCTGATGGTGAACGAGTTGATTACGCGCCCGAAGGACGGTGTGTTGCTCTACCTAGAGGCTCGCCGGTAG